Genomic window (Staphylococcus debuckii):
CTGAAGTTAAAAGGCTGACAAATACTCAAGTATATCGTTATGTGAAAAGTTGCCGCAAAGCACGTTCAGTATTAGAACCGACGCTAAGTAGTTTATATCAGATGAGAAAGAATACAGAGTGGCTGGCGCATCATTGTAATTATCTTTTCCCTCAGCAACTATACATTTGTAATCATCCTATTGCCTGGCAAGTGCAACTATATCAACAATTAATGCGGGAAGATTTTGATATACACAACTTTCAGAAGCTCTTGAAATTCCGGACTTTTTATATAGAAGGCCCGACACCAGAAATGATTACACAACAAATTGTCAGTCAATTCAAACAAATAGAGCGCTTATAGTTGTAATAACGTGCAAAATAGCGTGATTAATGAGAAAATTAAGCTATTACTATTTATAAATGTTCGAGGAGGCTTTTTATTTATGAGTCAACAATTGACAAGAGAACAACAAGAACAGAAACATCCTGAATATACTTGGGATTTAACGACAATTTTCGAAGATGATGAAGCGTTCGAGAAAGCTTTCAAAGAAGTAGAAGGCTATTTAGGCGCTGAAGAAAAATTTAAAGGTCATTTAGCTGATAGTGCAGAAACATTATATGAAGCATTAGCTTTAGAAGATAAAATTGAAACAGAATTAGAAAAAGTCTATGTTTATGCGCATCTTAAACAAGACCAAGATACAGGCAATGATAAATATACGGGTTATGAAGCCCGTGCGCATCAGTTAGCAATTAAATTAAGTTCAAGCTGGAGTTTCCTTGTGCCAGAAATTTTGCAAATTGATGAAGATACAATTCAAGCATTTATTAATGAAAATAAAGATTTAGAACGTTATGCCTTTGATTTGAAATTAATCAATGAACAACGTCCGCATATTTTAAGTGCAGATAAAGAGAAATTATTAACTGAAGCTCAAGATGCATTATCTACACCAAGCAATGTTTACGGCATGTTTAGCAATGCTGATTTAGAATTTGAAGATGCAGTTGATAAAGATGGAAATAAACATCCGCTCACTCAAGGCACATTTATCAAATATCTAGAATCAGATGATCGCGAACTGCGTCGTTCAGCATTCCGCAATTTATATAAAGCTTATGGCGCTTATAATAATACTTTAGCGGCTACGTTAACAGGTGAAGTGAAAAAACACGTATTCAATGCACGTACACATAATTATAAAACAGCACGTGAACAAGCATTGAGCAACAACCATATACCAGAAGAAGTATATGATAACTTAGTTAAAACAGTTCATAAATATCTCCCTTTATTGCATCGCTATACTGCTTTACGTAAAGAAGTATTAGGATTAGATGACATGAAAATGTATGATTTATACACTCCGCTCGTTAAAGATATCCAATTCGAAATGCCTTATGATGAAGCTCAAGAATGGATGCTTAAAGCATTAGAACCGATGGGGGAAGAATATTTAGAGGTGGTTAAAGAAGGATTGAACAATCGTTGGGTCGATGTATATGAGAACAAAGGCAAACGTTCAGGCGGTTACTCATCTGGCGCACATCTAACTAATCCGTTCATCTTATTGAACTGGTCAGATACTGTTTCGGATTTATTCACGCTCATTCATGAATTCGGACACTCTGCGCACAGTTATTTCAGCAGAAAAAATCAACCATCTAATCATAGCGACTATTCAATTTTCGTGGCAGAAGTAGCTTCAACTACAAACGAAGCTTTACTAAGTGATTATATGGAAAAACACTTAGACGATGAACGTCGTCTGCTCTTGTTGAACCAAGAATTAGAACGTTTCCGTGCAACACTCTTCCGTCAAACAATGTTTGCAGAATTCGAGCATAGAATTCACCAAATCGAAGAAGCGGGAGAACCTTTAACTGCCAATCGTATGAACGAAGAATATGCGAAATTAAATCGTGAGTACTTCGGTGATATCGTAGAAACTGATGAAGATATCAGCAAAGAATGGTCACGTATTCCGCACTTCTATATGAATTACTATGTATATCAATATGCAACAGGTTATAGTGCTGCGCAAAGTTTAAGCTATCAAATCTTGAATGAAGGTAAACCTGCAGTCGAACGCTATATTAATGAATTCTTGAAAAAAGGCAGCTCAAATTATCCAATCGAAATTCTTAAAAATGCTGGAGTAGATATGAAATCTCCAGAACCTATTGAGCAAGCGTGCCAAACTTTCGAAAGAAAATTAGACGAGTTTGAAAAATTAATCAAAGCGTAAACATTGTGAAATCGTTTACAATATGACAAGTTTGTGACAAAAACGTTTTCATGATTCAACCGTCTTGAAAAGGGGATTTTAGCGTGGTATATTATGACCATGAAATTAATCACATAACAAACATACCCCTTTGTTTGAAGTGAAAAATTTCTCCCATCCCCTTTGTTTAGCGCCGTGTATTCAGACACGGCGTTTTTTTATTGCCTAAAATTTTAAAGTATCATTGAGATAGAATAAGCCGACAGTGAATGATGTTACTACACCATTCAACTGCCGGCTTTTTTGTATAGGGATAGAGAGAACTTTCTATTTATTACCGAAAAAGGAAGGGGATTATCCTTTTTCTAGAATAAATGGCTGAGAACTGCCTATTGCTTTTAAATTCATAACTTGGTAACTGAGATGGTGCAGATCATTCAACTTCAAATGAATGACGAAATCTGCATCGAAGTCTTGTGTTAAAGTCATCTCATTATCTGTAGTGCTAATCGTTTTAATTTCATAGATATCTTTTAATTCGCTAGATGTAGAGTAAAGTATGTGTACATTGACAGAAAGAGAATCATCTTGATTGATCCATTCACCTTTAAATTGTTTCAATAATTCTGCTTCTGCATCTGATAGAGCGGTGAGATATTTTACATTAAGATTAATCTGTTCCATATTTACAAGTCATCCTTTTTATAACGAGTTTAGTAACCAGGGATTGCTGAGAACCACTTGAAGTGAGAACCATCTGACACAGGAATAATATCACTGTCAGCAGGTTGCAAGGATACATCGCGGTCCCAGGGATTCCAAAATACAATTACTTTTTGTCCATTTGCAAGTACAGCATTACCTACCACTGCCATTGCATGACGGCCATGCAAGCCATTAGGTGATGCTTCAAGTCTTTGACTTAGTATTGCTATACCCTGATTTTTAGATGTGTATTGGTCTACCATCTCGAAACTTGGCATCCCATTGTATAAGCTAGGATTTTTACCTTGTGAGCGACCATATTGAATCATTTCATCTGGTGTTAAACCAGTGAATTGGAATCTTTGGCCAGATAATCCTGGGTGGATTGTGCGCATAATATCTTGCGCTCTATATTGGTTAGTATTTTTAGTGGCATTTAATAAGGCAGCCATCGTAAATCCTGCACACCAACCATTATTTCCTTGTGTTTCGCGAATTTGGAAATGAGGCAATGTATTGACATATTTGGTAGCAACACTCTTTTGAGCAGCTACAGCTTTTGAAGCATCGACAGTTTGGTTCGTTTGTACTTTAGGAGGTGCAGGTGTAGCAACAGGTGTTTGATCATCTGCTAACTTAGTTTGTTTAATCATGGACACTTTATTATCATGTTCGACAAAATAACCGTCTTTATTTGTGAATATAGTGACAGGTATATTATTTTGACGATATTGATTGAGTGCATCCGCGATAAACTTAGAAATGTGTACGCTGTAATTTGCACTATTTTTATTTACATTTAAATCATTTTCGTTTTTAGGTGTCACGGTCAAGACATATTTGATTGTGTCACCTTGCATAATTGGATAATAGTAGTTGCCGTCTTCTTGCCCGTTTAATTTATAAATTTTAAATGGGTTACCTAATTTATATTCACCATTTGAACCTGTTTTATCAATCTGGGACAATGCTTGCGCATAACTAGAGAATTGAGCTTTGGCTTGTTGTTCCGCTTTAGCAGGAACTTCAGTATTGCTGACTTTTACTTTTAAGAGGCAGGACCCTTATCTTGTGCATAAGTAGAGGATGAAAAAGCAAAGATACCACTTAATGCCATGATGAAAGAAAATAAAATTATTGCTGTGTTCTTAAAACTCAATTTGATACTGTT
Coding sequences:
- the pepF gene encoding oligoendopeptidase F, encoding MSQQLTREQQEQKHPEYTWDLTTIFEDDEAFEKAFKEVEGYLGAEEKFKGHLADSAETLYEALALEDKIETELEKVYVYAHLKQDQDTGNDKYTGYEARAHQLAIKLSSSWSFLVPEILQIDEDTIQAFINENKDLERYAFDLKLINEQRPHILSADKEKLLTEAQDALSTPSNVYGMFSNADLEFEDAVDKDGNKHPLTQGTFIKYLESDDRELRRSAFRNLYKAYGAYNNTLAATLTGEVKKHVFNARTHNYKTAREQALSNNHIPEEVYDNLVKTVHKYLPLLHRYTALRKEVLGLDDMKMYDLYTPLVKDIQFEMPYDEAQEWMLKALEPMGEEYLEVVKEGLNNRWVDVYENKGKRSGGYSSGAHLTNPFILLNWSDTVSDLFTLIHEFGHSAHSYFSRKNQPSNHSDYSIFVAEVASTTNEALLSDYMEKHLDDERRLLLLNQELERFRATLFRQTMFAEFEHRIHQIEEAGEPLTANRMNEEYAKLNREYFGDIVETDEDISKEWSRIPHFYMNYYVYQYATGYSAAQSLSYQILNEGKPAVERYINEFLKKGSSNYPIEILKNAGVDMKSPEPIEQACQTFERKLDEFEKLIKA